One Ethanoligenens harbinense YUAN-3 genomic window carries:
- a CDS encoding glutamate decarboxylase — protein sequence MLHQNKNNEKLQKIHPANTLSLYDDVDIPKYTLRKQPIEPDVACRLIKNELLDEGNARLNLATFCSTFMEDEAIRLMADTLEKNAIDKSEYPSTIELENRCVNIIADLWHAPENQFIGTSTVGSSEACMLAGLAMKFRWRNRAQRLGLDICEKKPNLVISSGYQVCWEKFCVYWDVELRAVPMDPEHLSLDVNAAIRAVDAYTIGIVGILGQTYTGKFDDIRLLDKAVGQYNSQTEETVYIHVDAASGGLFAPFSQPELEWDFRLENVVSINTSGHKYGLVYPGIGWVVWRDKTCLPKELIFEVNYLGGTMPTMAINFSRSASHIIGQYYNFLRLGYDGYCRVHRHTRKIADYLAENLDATGLFALINRGDSIPVVCFTMKEQAADWTLYDLSDQLERNGWQVPVYPLPNHAQNIIVCRLVCRSDMSLNLAQRLMEDIHLAIETLGRAHPRADRAKRGDIKGFTH from the coding sequence ATGCTGCACCAGAACAAAAACAACGAAAAGCTCCAGAAGATTCATCCGGCGAACACCCTGTCTCTTTATGACGACGTTGACATTCCCAAATACACACTCCGAAAACAGCCCATCGAGCCCGACGTCGCCTGCCGACTGATTAAAAACGAGCTGCTGGACGAAGGCAACGCCCGCCTGAACCTGGCGACGTTCTGCTCCACGTTCATGGAAGACGAAGCCATCCGGCTGATGGCGGACACTCTCGAGAAAAACGCCATCGACAAATCGGAATACCCCAGCACCATCGAGTTGGAAAACCGCTGTGTGAATATCATTGCCGACCTGTGGCACGCGCCCGAGAACCAGTTCATCGGCACATCCACGGTGGGCTCGTCCGAAGCCTGCATGCTGGCGGGCCTTGCCATGAAGTTCCGCTGGCGCAACCGGGCGCAGCGCTTGGGGCTGGACATCTGCGAAAAAAAGCCGAACCTCGTCATTTCCTCGGGGTATCAGGTTTGTTGGGAAAAATTCTGCGTCTATTGGGATGTGGAACTGCGCGCCGTCCCGATGGACCCGGAGCATCTGAGTCTGGATGTCAATGCGGCCATCCGGGCGGTCGATGCGTACACCATCGGCATAGTGGGTATTCTGGGGCAGACCTATACCGGAAAATTCGACGATATCCGGCTGCTGGACAAGGCGGTCGGGCAATACAACAGCCAAACGGAGGAAACGGTCTACATTCATGTGGACGCGGCTTCCGGCGGGCTGTTCGCACCGTTTTCCCAACCGGAGCTGGAATGGGATTTCCGGCTGGAAAATGTGGTTTCCATCAACACCTCCGGGCATAAATACGGACTGGTCTATCCGGGCATCGGCTGGGTGGTGTGGCGGGACAAAACCTGCCTGCCCAAAGAGCTGATCTTCGAGGTTAATTACCTCGGCGGCACCATGCCCACCATGGCGATCAACTTCTCACGTTCCGCCAGCCACATCATCGGTCAGTATTACAATTTTCTGCGGCTGGGCTACGACGGATATTGCAGGGTCCACCGGCACACGCGGAAGATCGCGGATTACCTCGCGGAAAATCTGGATGCCACCGGTCTGTTCGCCCTTATCAACCGCGGCGACAGCATCCCCGTCGTTTGCTTCACGATGAAAGAGCAGGCGGCAGACTGGACGCTATACGATCTGTCCGACCAGTTGGAGCGAAACGGGTGGCAGGTTCCGGTCTATCCGCTGCCAAATCATGCACAGAATATCATCGTCTGCCGCCTGGTCTGCCGCAGCGATATGTCTTTGAATCTGGCGCAGAGGCTGATGGAAGATATCCATCTTGCCATCGAAACGCTGGGACGCGCGCATCCCCGGGCCGATCGGGCAAAGCGGGGGGACATCAAAGGGTTCACGCACTGA
- a CDS encoding saccharopine dehydrogenase family protein — MGKALIIGCGGVAQVAIHKCCQNSAVFEEICIASRTKSKCDAVKAKLDGGKTKITTAQVDADKVDELVALIQREKPDVVLNLALPYQDLTIMDACLATRTNYVDTANYEPEDTAKFEYKWQWAYRERFEQAGITALLGSGFDPGVTSVFSAYALKHQFDEIHYIDILDCNAGDHGYPFATNFNPEINIREVSANGSYWEDGHWVETKPMEIKRVYDFPEIGEKDMYLLHHEEIESLALNMPGIKRIRFFMTFGQSYLTHLRCLENVGMTSIEPIEYQGMQIVPLQFLKAVLPDPASLGPRTKGKTNIGCIFRGVNDGKEKTYYLYNICDHQACYKETGMQAVAYTTGVPAMIGASMLLSGTWNTPGVHNIEEFDPDPFMAALNKWGLPWKESFHPDLVD, encoded by the coding sequence ATGGGAAAAGCACTCATCATCGGCTGCGGGGGCGTGGCTCAGGTAGCCATTCACAAATGCTGCCAGAACAGCGCCGTGTTTGAAGAAATCTGCATCGCCAGCCGCACCAAATCGAAATGCGACGCGGTTAAAGCCAAGCTCGACGGCGGCAAAACAAAAATCACCACCGCGCAAGTGGACGCCGACAAGGTGGACGAGCTCGTCGCCCTCATTCAACGGGAAAAACCGGACGTGGTGCTCAACCTCGCCCTGCCCTATCAGGACCTCACCATTATGGACGCCTGTCTCGCCACCAGAACGAATTATGTGGATACCGCCAACTACGAGCCGGAAGACACCGCCAAGTTCGAATACAAATGGCAGTGGGCCTACCGCGAGCGCTTTGAGCAGGCCGGCATCACCGCGCTGCTCGGCAGCGGCTTCGACCCGGGCGTGACCAGCGTGTTCTCCGCCTATGCCCTCAAGCACCAGTTCGACGAAATCCACTACATCGACATTCTCGACTGCAACGCGGGCGACCACGGCTATCCGTTCGCCACCAACTTCAACCCCGAGATCAACATCCGCGAGGTGTCGGCCAACGGCAGCTATTGGGAAGACGGGCACTGGGTGGAAACCAAACCAATGGAGATCAAGCGCGTCTATGATTTCCCCGAGATCGGTGAAAAGGACATGTATCTGCTGCACCACGAGGAGATCGAATCCCTTGCGCTGAACATGCCCGGCATCAAGCGCATCCGCTTCTTTATGACCTTCGGGCAGAGCTACCTCACTCACCTGCGCTGCCTGGAGAACGTGGGGATGACCTCCATCGAGCCCATTGAATACCAGGGCATGCAGATCGTGCCGCTCCAGTTCCTCAAGGCGGTGCTGCCCGATCCGGCTTCTCTCGGCCCGCGCACCAAGGGAAAGACCAACATCGGCTGCATCTTCCGCGGTGTGAATGATGGAAAGGAAAAGACCTACTACCTCTACAACATTTGCGACCATCAGGCCTGCTACAAAGAGACCGGGATGCAGGCCGTGGCCTACACCACCGGCGTTCCCGCCATGATCGGGGCATCCATGCTGCTTTCGGGCACATGGAACACGCCCGGTGTGCACAACATCGAGGAGTTCGATCCCGATCCGTTCATGGCCGCGCTGAACAAATGGGGCCTGCCGTGGAAAGAGAGCTTTCACCCCGATCTGGTGGACTGA
- the speE gene encoding polyamine aminopropyltransferase, whose translation MELWFTELHTDNVRFSIKVDRQLYSAQSQFQRIDIFESIEFGRILVLDGYIMLTEKDEFIYHEMIAHVPMAVHPNPRRILVIGGGDGGAVRELTKYRSVERIDLIEIDEVVVDACREFLPQTACRLNDPRVHIRYEDGLKYTRSHENEYDVILVDSTDPFGPGEDLFTKEFYGNCFKALREDGIMVNQHESPFYAKDAAAMQRAHQRIRARFPISRVYQAHIPTYPSGHWLFGFASKKYHPTHDFRPDAWNALRIPAHYYNTNLHSAAFALPTYVQEILQKVEEA comes from the coding sequence TTGGAACTTTGGTTTACGGAGCTCCATACGGACAACGTGCGGTTTTCCATCAAGGTGGACCGGCAGCTCTATTCCGCGCAGAGCCAATTCCAGCGCATTGATATTTTTGAATCGATCGAGTTCGGCCGCATCCTCGTGCTGGACGGTTATATCATGCTTACCGAAAAGGACGAATTCATCTACCACGAAATGATTGCGCATGTGCCCATGGCGGTGCACCCGAACCCCCGGCGCATCCTCGTCATCGGGGGAGGCGACGGCGGCGCGGTGCGCGAGCTCACCAAGTACCGCTCGGTGGAACGCATCGACCTTATTGAGATCGACGAGGTGGTGGTGGACGCGTGTCGGGAATTCCTGCCGCAAACGGCCTGTCGGCTGAACGACCCGCGCGTACACATCCGCTATGAAGACGGCTTGAAATACACCCGCTCGCACGAAAACGAATACGACGTCATCCTCGTCGATTCCACCGACCCGTTCGGGCCGGGCGAGGACCTGTTCACCAAGGAGTTCTACGGCAACTGCTTCAAGGCCCTGCGGGAAGACGGCATCATGGTCAACCAGCACGAAAGCCCGTTCTACGCCAAAGATGCCGCCGCCATGCAGCGCGCGCACCAGCGCATCCGGGCCCGGTTCCCCATCAGTCGCGTCTACCAGGCGCATATCCCCACCTATCCGTCCGGGCATTGGCTCTTTGGATTTGCGTCTAAAAAATATCACCCCACGCACGATTTCCGCCCCGACGCGTGGAATGCCCTGCGCATCCCGGCGCATTACTATAATACGAACCTGCACAGCGCGGCGTTTGCCCTGCCGACCTATGTGCAGGAGATTCTGCAAAAGGTCGAAGAAGCATAA
- the nspC gene encoding carboxynorspermidine decarboxylase, which translates to MRTEQLSTPCYVVDESLLVRNLDILRGVMDRTGCRILLAQKAFSMYALYPLIGQYLSGTAASGLYEARLGREEMDKENHVFSPGYRNEDFDEIVSLCDHIIFNSFSQLEKFKNRALRAGKSVGLRINPAYSTQEGHELYDPCAPGSRLGVTRENFRPDRLDGVEGLHFHTLCEQDAAPLVRTVEAVEEQFGPWLPRMKWLNFGGGHHITREGYDLAALEACIHRVQETYGVQVYLEPGEAVALNAGFLVTTVLDTFRNGIDIAILDTSAACHMPDVLEMPYRPPLLGAGIPDEKPYTYRLGGPTCLAGDVIGDYSFDRPLAPGDRLTFGDMAIYSMVKNNTFNGMPLPSIALRNADGDCKLLHRFGYNDFKCRLS; encoded by the coding sequence ATGCGGACGGAACAGCTCTCCACCCCCTGCTATGTGGTGGACGAATCCCTGCTCGTGCGCAACCTGGATATCCTGCGCGGCGTGATGGACCGCACCGGCTGCCGCATCCTGCTGGCGCAAAAAGCGTTCTCCATGTATGCGCTCTATCCGCTCATTGGGCAATACCTCAGCGGCACGGCGGCCAGCGGCCTGTATGAAGCCCGGCTCGGCCGGGAGGAGATGGACAAGGAGAACCATGTCTTCTCCCCCGGCTACCGCAACGAAGACTTCGACGAGATTGTGTCGCTCTGCGATCACATCATCTTCAACTCGTTTTCGCAGTTGGAAAAATTCAAAAACCGGGCGCTGCGCGCCGGCAAGAGCGTGGGCCTGCGCATCAACCCCGCATACTCCACGCAGGAAGGGCATGAGCTCTACGACCCTTGTGCGCCCGGCTCGCGTCTGGGCGTCACGCGCGAAAACTTTCGCCCCGACCGGCTGGACGGTGTAGAGGGCCTGCATTTCCACACGCTCTGCGAACAGGACGCCGCCCCGCTCGTCCGCACGGTGGAAGCGGTGGAAGAACAGTTCGGGCCGTGGCTGCCCCGGATGAAATGGCTCAATTTCGGCGGCGGGCACCACATCACCCGCGAAGGGTACGACCTCGCCGCGCTGGAAGCCTGCATCCACCGGGTGCAGGAGACCTACGGCGTGCAGGTCTATCTGGAGCCGGGCGAAGCGGTGGCGCTGAACGCCGGCTTCCTCGTCACCACAGTGCTGGACACGTTTCGCAACGGCATCGACATCGCCATTCTGGATACCTCCGCCGCCTGCCACATGCCCGACGTACTCGAAATGCCCTACCGCCCGCCGCTTTTGGGGGCAGGTATACCGGATGAGAAACCGTACACCTACCGGTTAGGCGGCCCCACCTGCCTGGCGGGCGACGTCATCGGCGACTATTCGTTCGACCGGCCGCTTGCGCCCGGCGACCGGCTCACGTTCGGCGACATGGCCATTTATTCGATGGTAAAAAACAACACGTTCAACGGCATGCCCCTGCCGTCCATCGCCCTGCGCAATGCAGACGGCGACTGCAAGCTTCTGCACCGCTTCGGCTACAATGATTTCAAATGCAGGCTGTCCTGA